CTGACATTGAGTTTCTGGCCATTCTCGTCGACAAGCCGCCGGATCGATTTCTCGGCGATCTGCTGCAGCGTCATGTCGACAGTGGTGTCGACGACGATGTCGGACTGCACCTCGCCGATCAGCTCGGGAAGCTCCTGCATGACGCGATCGGCGACATAGTTTTCCGAACCGGTCCAGAACGAGGCGACGCGGGTCGCCGGCGCGTTCGTGGCGTTGGCCAGTTCCTTGTCGCCGATCATGCCCTGGTCACGCATGGCAGCAAGGACCAGCTGGGCGCGGTCGCCGGCGGCCTTGGGGTCACGCGCCGGCGACAGCCGCGACGGCGCCTTGAGCAGACCGGCCAGAAGTGCTGCCTCGGCCAGCGTCACGTCGCGCGAGGACTTGCCGAAGTAGCGCCGCGAGGCGGCTTCCACACCATAGGAACCGGAGCCGAAGAACACCCGGTTGAGATACATTTCAAGGATCTGGTCCTTGGTGTGCTTCTGCTCCAGCCACATTGCCAAGAGCACTTCCTGGACCTTGCGCTCCAGCGTGCGGTCGGGCTTCAGGAACAGGTTCTTTGCCAGCTGCTGGGTCAGCGTCGAGCCGCCCTGGGTGAAACGGCCATTGAGGAAACGTGTCGACACGGCGCGCGCCAGGCCAATGGGGTCGAAACCGAAATGCGAATAGAAGCGCTTGTCCTCGATCGCGATTACGGCTTGCGGAATGTAAGGCGACATCTGGTGCAGGCCGACAGCCTCGCCGCCGGTCATGCCGCGATTGGCGACGAGCTGGCCGTCGACGCCGACGATCTTGATGTTAGGCGAACGGTCGGGAATGGCCCAGGTGGTGGCGCTGGGCATCTTGGCGCCGTAGTAGACGACGATGCCGGCAGCGGCGATGCCGCCCCAGATGGCGAGAACGAAGCACCAGTAGACCAGGCGACCGAAGATGCCGAACAGGCCGCGCTTGGGCTTGTGCGAGCGGCCGCGGCCGCGTTCGGGCGCGCGGCCCTTGGACGATTTGCGCTTGGCGGGCTGCTTGCGGCGGCTGGGCACGACGCGGTCCTCCTCGCGCACCGAAAAGACGTCGTCCTCCGCATCATTGCGCGGTCCATCGAAGCTGGGCTCGATGCGTCTGTCGTTCCGGTTCGCCATACCTGTTTGTCCGGCCCCCATGCCAATGGCGTTCCGGTTGGACAGTAAATGCGGCGATTTAAGGAGGCCTTAAACAACCGGAGCTGCCGCCCTGTGGGCAAGGCGCAACGGCCGCGCTGTGGATAGGGGTGACCGACACAGCAAAACCGCCGTCCTTGCGGGCGGCGGTTTGCGGGTCGGCTCATGTCACTGCGGGATAGGATCAGGACGCGGGTCGTTCGGCTTGTCGGGGCGATCCGGCTTGTCGCTGCCCTTGTAGCATGGGCTCGAGGGATCGTTCTTGTCGCAGCAATTGCTGCTCTGCAGATAGCGCGGGTCCTTCGGTTTCCATTCGCAGCGGCGGATCTCGGTCGACTGGCACGCAGTGACCGCCGAAGCGGCGACTACGGCCAGAATGATATTGCGGAATGCACTCATGGTTCTCTCCTTTGAAATGAATTTTCCCACCTCACGAGACTGGGTCGCAGCCAAGGGCGAAATGGTTCAAAAGAGATTTGAGATTTTTTGCGCTGCCTCTAATCGGTAGCAGGACAGGGCAGCGGCGCCGAGATGATGACCCCCAACGTGGCGTTGGACCTGAATCGGCAGCAGCTTGGAGGTCCGGCGGCAGTGGCTGCCGCTTCTATGGTCCGGTCGTCTTGTGGAGGGCAGCTGAGACCCGCTCGCGCAGCATCTCGGCGATGTCTGTGGCCATGTGCAGGCGGACACGGCCGCCGCGGGCATCGACGAGCGTCACGGCGACGCCGTCCAGCGTGTCGTCCTTGGCAGCCTCGACGGCCGCCACCATGAACTCATGTTCCTTGCGATCGGTTTTTTCGGCCATGGCTATGCTCCCTGGCTGGCAGAACCGATCATACGCCTATTCGTCATCTTCGTCGCTGCCGCCTGATTTGGCCCAGGAGTGCGGGCTGATGCGTTTCTGGGTGTCGCTGTCGACATAGGCCCACCAGCCTGCGTCGCTGTCGTCCCACTGGCCGCCGGCGGCCTGCAGGCGCGCCAGCGAGCGATACTGCGCGACAGATTCATTCTCCTGGCCGTCGC
The nucleotide sequence above comes from Aminobacter aminovorans. Encoded proteins:
- a CDS encoding transglycosylase domain-containing protein; translated protein: MANRNDRRIEPSFDGPRNDAEDDVFSVREEDRVVPSRRKQPAKRKSSKGRAPERGRGRSHKPKRGLFGIFGRLVYWCFVLAIWGGIAAAGIVVYYGAKMPSATTWAIPDRSPNIKIVGVDGQLVANRGMTGGEAVGLHQMSPYIPQAVIAIEDKRFYSHFGFDPIGLARAVSTRFLNGRFTQGGSTLTQQLAKNLFLKPDRTLERKVQEVLLAMWLEQKHTKDQILEMYLNRVFFGSGSYGVEAASRRYFGKSSRDVTLAEAALLAGLLKAPSRLSPARDPKAAGDRAQLVLAAMRDQGMIGDKELANATNAPATRVASFWTGSENYVADRVMQELPELIGEVQSDIVVDTTVDMTLQQIAEKSIRRLVDENGQKLNVSQGALVSIDNTGAVRAMVGGYDYATSQFDRASEARRQPGSAFKPFVYMAALEQGRTPDSIRNDAPIKIGKWTPENYNGKYYGRVTLKTALAKSLNSVAAQLAMEVGPNAVVEAAHRMGIESELQPNVSISLGTSEVTPLELTAAYVPFANGGYRPEVHIIRRVTTTEGKVLYENTAGGGPRVISPEVVGMMNAMMTGAVEEGTAKKAAFAWPAAGKTGTSQNSRDAWFVGFTANLTTGVWFGNDDGKPMKKVTGGALPALAWHEFMVAAHEGVPMAALPGSWTPGSGTPDVAVDDQPAQQVDENTFPPAPQPVRQQVGAANARQDQPTASIGRPVPPADVGGGRPVPPGDVGGPTQRRETSILDVLLGN